CATAGACGATCTGCAACTGAAGGGCTATCGCACCTCAACCGATGATGACGCTCCCATTGTAACCATGCTGTCCCCACAGGGCTCCCTTGACGCCTATTATGCCTTGCAGGGCTGGGCCGCTGGTGCCGGCATCGACGCAGACGCGGTTCCGGGCCCCGACACCGAATGGACACTCAGCGCCGGTGAGGTTCTGGGCGTTGGCTCCCCTGTCTCCCTCAGCTGGGACAATGGTGCCGGACAGGTCTTTGGCCGCACAATCTCGGTTGATGAGAACTTTATGTTCTCAATGACGCAGACGGTGACCAACAATGGCGAGGCATCGATCACGCTGGCCCCCTACGGCATGATTGTGCAACACACACAGCCTGACGATCTGGAAAACTTCTTCATCCTGCACGAGGGCGCAGTTGCCATCGCGGACGGCGAACTCTCGGAAACCGATTGGGATGACATCGCCGAAGCAGAGGTTGACGCGAAATGGGGCCGTCAGGCCGTTGTGCAAGAGGATGTGACCCAAGGCTGGATCGGCTTCACCGACCATTTCTGGCAGGCGATTCTGATCCCCGATGCCGGACAAACATTTGACCAGGCCCTGACCTATGACGCGCGCAGCGACATTTATCGCGCCGTCACCCGCCTGCCGACACAGACCCTCGCCGCCGGTGCCTCCACCGAGGTCACAACCCAACTGTTTGCCGGGGCCAAAGAATGGGCGATCCTGCGCGACTACGAGGACGCAGGCGTGCCGAAATTCATCGACAGCATCGACTGGGGCTGGTTTTTCTTCCTGACCAAACCCATCTTCTGGCTGCTGCATGAAATCAACAAACTGATCGGCAATATGGGCTGGGCAATCATTGGTCTAACCCTGATCATCAAAGCCGTTTTGTTCCCGCTGGCCTATAAATCCTACGTCTCCATGGCCAAAATGAAAGAGCTTCAGCCAGAAATGGAAAAGCTCAAGGAAGCCGCCGGCGATGACCGTCAAAAAATGCAACAGGGGATGATGGAACTCTACAAGAAGAACAAGGTGAACCCGGCTGCCGGTTGTTTGCCGATCCTCTTGCAAATTCCAATCTTCTTCTCGCTTTACAAGGTGATCTTCGTCACCATCGAACTGCGCCACGCCCCATGGTTCGGCGTGTTTCAGGATCTGTCCGCACCCGACCCTACGTCGATCTTCAACTTCTACGGTTTCGCGCCCTGGGGCACACCGGAACCCGGCAGCATCATGGCGCTGATCTTCATCGGTATCCTGCCACTCTTGCTGGGTATCTCCATGTGGTTGCAGCAGAAACTTAATCCGGCACCCACCGACCCCACCCAGCAGATGATTTTCGCCTGGATGCCTTGGGTATTCATGTTCATGCTGGGCAGCTTTGCCAGCGGGCTGGTGGTTTACTGGATCGCGAACAACACGATCACCTTTACGCAGCAATATCTGATCATGCGCAGTCAGGGCTATAAACCCGATCTGATGGGCAACATCAAAAGCAGCTTTAAGCGCAAGACCCCGGTCGCGGCAAATGATGCCAAAGCGCCAAAAGGAAAGAGCAAAAAGTGATGCGCGTCACCGCCCTCTACCGGCATCCGATCAAAAGCCATGGCCGCGAGGCCTTGGAACGGATACGTCTGGAAGCGGGCCAGGCCATGCCCAATGACCGCCGCTGGGCTGTGGCGCATGACAGTGCCAAGGCGGACGGCACCAAATGGGCCCCCTGCGCCAATTTCAGCCGGGGCGCAAAAGCGCCCCAGCTTATGGCGATCAACGCTGTGCTGGACGACGCAACGGATATGGTCACGCTGACCCACCCCGACCGTGATCCAATCACCCTGCATCCCGTGCGGAATGCGGGCAGCCTGATCTCATGGGTCATGCCGCTGGTGCCACAGGATCGCGCCCTGCCCGCGCGTGTTGTCGAGCTGGTTGCACGGGGTTTTACCGATACACCCTTTGCTTCCGTTTCGCTGAACAATATGGCCTCACATCACGCGGTAGAGGCATTGGCACAATCCGCCCTGTCGCCCCTGCGCTGGCGTGGTAATATTTGGTTTGACGGTGCCGCCGCCTGGGAAGAGTTTGAATGGATCGACCGCGATCTGCGTCTGGGTAGTGCGATGTTGCGCGTCAAGGAACGGATCACACGCTGCAAAGCCACAACCGCAAACCCCGAAACCGGAGAGTCTGACGTAGACACCTTGCGGGCGCTGAACATCCTTGGCCATCAGGATTTCGGGATCTATGTCGAAGTGACGCAAAGCGGCGATGTTGCCCTTGGCGACCAGCTGGAGCTTTTGTGATGCAACTCCCCTTCCCCGTGGCCGAAGAGCCCGATCCGCAAACCTTGGAAAAAGGGCGCCTGCTATTTGCCGGTGAAACCACCTTTGTCAAAGGTGTGGTTGCCATGGACGGCCTGCCCGAACCGGACCGGATGGAGGTCTGTTTTGCCGGCCGTTCCAATGTTGGGAAATCCACCCTGATCAATGCGCTGACCGGGATGAAAGCGCTGGCGCGGGCCTCAAACACCCCCGGTCGCACGCAGGAAATCAACTTTTTCACCGCAGCGGATGCGCATTACCTCGTCGACCTGCCCGGCTATGGCTATGCCAATGCGCCGATTCCAGTGGTCGAAAAATGGCAAAGGCTGTTGAAACAATATCTTAGCGGGCGCCAGACCCTGCGCCGTGCCTTTCTTCTGATAGACGCCCGCCACGGTGTGAAGAAAGTTGATGAGGAGATCATGAGCCTGCTGGACAGTTCCGCTCTGACCTTTCAGGTGGTGCTGACCAAGGCCGACAAGGTCAAGGAAGTTGACCGCGAAAAAGTGCTGAATCAGGTGCGCGGGGCGCTGTCAAAACACCCTGCGGCCTTTCCCGAAATCGTCGTAACCTCTTCGGAAAAAGGTTGGGGCATCCCGACGCTTCGTGCCATCATTGCCACGCTCGAATAACCCAAGCCATGAGAAAACAAGACATGAACCGCGACTGGATTGCCACCGCACAAACGCTGTCACAGGCTTTGCCCTATTTGCAACGTTACGCGGATGCCACTGTTGTTATCAAACTGGGCGGTCACGCCATGGGCAGCGACGAGGCGATGGATGAATTCGCCCGTGACGTAGCCCTGATGCGACAAGTCGGGGTGAACCCGGTTATCGTGCATGGCGGCGGGCCAATGATCAACAACATGCTGGATCGGTTGAACATCCAATCCGAATTCAAGAACGGCAAACGGGTGACCGATGCCCCGACCATGGAAGTGGTAGAGATGGTTCTGTCCGGTCTGGTGAATTCCCGCATCGTACAGGCGATTTCCGAACAGGGTGGTCGCGCCGTTGGCCTGTCGGGTAAAGATTCTGGCCTGATCATCTGCGAACCCGAAGACCCCGAATTAGGGCTGGTAGGCAAGCCGGTCAAGATTGACCCGCGCATCCTGCGCGATCTTGCGGAAAAGGATATCATCCCCGTCATTGCGCCCTTGGGCATGGGGCTGGACGGTGAAACCTTTAACATCAACGGCGATACCGCCGCAGGAGCCATTGCCGCCGCGCTACAGGCAGACAGGTTGTTGCTGCTGACCGATGTGGCTGGCGTGAAAAATGCTGAGGGTGACGTGCTGACCGAACTGACGGCCTCTCAAATTGATGCGATGATTGCCGATGGCAGCATTGCTGGCGGCATGATCCCAAAAACCCAAACTGCGCTTGACGCTTTGGCAGGCGGCGTGCGGGCGGCGGTTATTCTCGACGGGCGGGCCCCTAATGCCTGCCTGCTGGAGCTGTTTACCGAACATGGTGCTGGCAGCATCATCCGGCGCGGATGACACTTGCGGCCCTTGAACAGGCCGCCAAGGCCCGCCACCTGACAGTGCTTGGCGGGTTCCACCCCACAGCAAATGACAAGGCTCCCAAAGGGTGTAAAACGCTGCTCCTGCTGGGGCCGGACGAACCAGCCTTCTGGCCCGCCTTTACCCAATCCCCGGAATGGCAGGACCGTGCGCCCAACCCGATGGACCGCTGGTCCACCCGCGTCATTGACGCATGGGCCGCCGCATTGGACGCGCATCCGCTATACCCTTTTGGCGGGGCACCGTTTCAGCCATTCTATTCATGGGCGCTGCGCAGCGGGCGCATTCACGCCTCGCCCGTACAATTTCTGGTGCATGATCAGGCAGGACTGTTTGTGTCATTTCGCGGGGCATTGGCACTGCACGATCACATTGACCTGCCCCCGCCACCACCATCCCCTTGCCAGAGCTGTGCAGCGCAGCCCTGTAAAACCGCCTGCCTATCTGACGCACTGACCCCGACAGGCTATGATGTGCCCAAATGCAAAAGCTTCCTCGACACCCCAGAAGGGGCCGCAAACCTCTCAACCGGATGTAGCGTCCGGCGCGTCTGCCCCGTATCGCAGAAGTTTGGCCGTTTGCCTGCACAATCCGCCTATCATATGCGCCAGTTCAAAGGAGCCTGAGAATGAAACGCCTGATCCTGATGCGACACGCTAAATCCGACTGGTCCGGTGGCCCCTCCAGTGATCATGACCGCCCGTTGAACCCGCGTGGCCGTCTGGCTGCAACAGCTTTGGGTGGATGGCTTGCCGGTCACGCGCTGGAACCGGATGAAATCCTGATCAGCACATCTGCACGGACCCGCGAAACACTGGCGGGACTGAACCTGTCACCGAAAATCAACACGCAATTTCTGCGTACACTCTACCTCGCCCCTGCGGACGCAATCCTGAAAACGCTACGGGGGGCGAAGGGCGCGTGTGTTTTGATGATCGGCCACAACCCCGGCATTGGCATGATGGCAGAGGCGATCCTGACAGACCTGCCGGAACACTTCAAATTCATGGCCTATCCCACCGGTGCAACACTGGTGGCGGATTTTGACATCACAGATTGGACAGACGCGGATTGGGGAAAGGCAAACGCGCGACACTTCACAGTGCCGCGCGATCTTTGATACCTGTGGGGCGGGGATCACCCCGCCGCTGATTTAGTGACCCAGAATCTGGCTCAGGAACAACTGCGTCCGTGGGGACTGCGGGTTGTTAAAGAACTCTTCCGGTTCGTTCTGCTCCACAATCTGACCTTCATCCATAAAGATCACGCGGTTCGCCACCTGACGGGCAAAACCCATCTCATGGGTCACGCAGAGCATGGTCATGCCTTCCTCGGCAAGCTCGATCATCGTGTCGAGAACCTCTTTGATCATCTCGGGGTCAAGCGCCGATGTCGGCTCATCAAACAACATGATCCGCGGTTTCATGCACAGGGAGCGGGCAATCGCCACACGCTGTTGCTGACCACCAGAAAGCTGGCCCGGGAACTTGCCCGCCTGATCCGGGATTTTCACCTTCTCAAGGTAATGCATCGCCACTTCTTCGGCTTCTTTCTTGGGCGTTTTACGCACCCAGATCGGTGCCAATGTCAGGTTCTCAAGGATCGTCAGATGCGGGAACAGGTTGAAGTGCTGAAAGCACATGCCGACTTCTGACCGGATCTTGTCGATGTTCTTGAGGTCAGAGGACAACAGTGTGCCGTCCACTTCGATCGACCCTTTCTGATGCTCCTCCAGCGCGTTGATACACCGGATCAACGTCGATTTACCCGACCCCGATGGTCCACAGATCACGATCCGCTCGCCTTGATACACCGTCAGGTCAATGTCGCGCAGCACGTGGAACGAGCCGTACCATTTGTTCATGCTCTGGATCGAAATCGCAACTTCGTCCGACACTTTCATTTTTGCAGTTTCGGCCATTTTTCAGCCTCCTTTTAATGCGTTGTCGCTTTGCGCCCTAAGCGCAGCTTAACGGTGATCTGTCGCAAGACGGCGTTCCAGCCACTGCGAATATTGTGAAATGCCGTAGCAGACGACAAAGAAGACAGCACAGGCAAACAGGAACAATTCCCAGTACAAGCCAGCCCAGTCCGTTGAGGCAAGGATCGGTCCACGGATCATGCCGATGATATCAAACATCGAAATAACCGAGACCAGCGTGGTGTCTTTGAACAGGCCCACAGCAATGTTCACGATCCCCGGAATGGAAATCTTGAGCGCCTGCGGCAGAATGATCAGCCGCATTGCCTGCGCATAATCCAGCCCCAGCGAATCCGCCGCCTCGTATTGCCCCTTTGGCAGAGCAGCAAGGCCACCACGGATCACCTCGGCGATATAGGCCGAAGAGAACATCGTGATCATGATCACAACGCGGATGAACAGATCAACCGTGCGCTCAGGCGGGAAGAAGTAGGACAACATCACGCTAGCCACAAACAACAGGGTGATCAGCGGCACACCGCGAATGAACTCGATGAAGATCACGCAAAGGTATTTGATCAGCGGCATCGAAGATTGCCGCCCCAGCGCCAGTGCAATGCCCAATGGTAGGGACAGCGACACACAGGTCACGCCCAGCATCATGTTCAGCATATAACCGCCCAGATCACGGGAGGGGATAGAGGACAGGAAGGGTTCTTCCGGTGTCAGCGTCGGAACGATGAAACCTGAAATCCACCATGTCACCATCGCCGCTGCAATGCCGCCGAAAAAGCCGATTGCAAAGCTCTGTGTGACGAAACGGGCGTAAACAAAATAGCCGACCACAAAACCAACCAAGGCAAAGATCGGTGTCCAGATGGTACCACCCCAGATCAGCCAGAAGGCGACAAAGGGAAACAGGCCCGTCACGATCAACAGCTTGCGCGGCAGATCAAAGAACAGCACCGGCGCAATGGCCACCAGCATCAGCACAAATGCCAGCGTTGGCCGCCAGTATTCATCAGCCGGGTAGCTATAGCCGAAAATCAGCTGGTCCCAACGATCCACAAGCACCGCGAAACAGGCACCTTTGGTCCCGGCAAGGATCTCGCGGCATTCCGACAGGCTGCCGGCATCCCAGACCCCGTTCAACATCCAAGGCACGGTGGCCGAGAGGACAAAATAGATGGCAAACAATGCAACCAGTGTCAGGATACCATTTGCCGGTGTGGCAAACAGGTTGTCACGCCCCCATTTCAGCGGGCCCGCCGCTGTGATCGGTGGTGCCGATTGGGGAATGGTTTCGGTACGGACAAAGGCGACGGAGTGTGAATGTGTGTCTGACATCTCAGCGCTCCTTCAATTTCATGGCGTTGTTATAGACGTTCATTCCCATCGAAATCAGAAGCGAGATAATGAGGTAGAACGCCATCAGCAGCAGCACACATTCAATTGCGCGCCCTGTCTGGTTTAGGGTGATACCGCCCAGCGTTGCAGTGATATCGGCATAGCCCACGACAATCGCCAAAGAAGAGTTTTTGGTGATGTTGAGGTATTGCGAAATCAGCGGCGGGATGATCACCCGCAAGGCCTGTGGCAAGACAACAAGGCTCATCGTGCGACCGGGGCGCAAGCCCAATGCAGAAGCCGCTTCGGTCTGGCCTTTAGACACCGCCTGAATACCGGCCCGCACGTTTTCAGCGATGAAGGCACCGGTATAGATCGACAGGGCAAACCAAAGCGCAATCAGCGGCGCACCAATCTGCAACCCACCACGCAGGTTAAAACGGTTGGCTAGCGGATCAGGCAGGTCCCAAGAAAGACCGAGGATGAACAGAACAATGACAACAGGTAGAATCCAGATCGCAAGGTTGATGTACGTTGTATTCGGACGCACACCCGTTTCGGCCTGTTTGGTATTGGCATTTGCGGACACAAACCGCGTTGCGAAAAACGAGGCGACAAGCACCCCGATCACCAGCAACCAGTTCAGGCCACTGCCGTCTTCGCCACCAAACCCGTTGGTAAAGAAAGGTGCAGGCACATAGATGCCCCGATTGGTAAAGGCAAA
This DNA window, taken from Sulfitobacter pacificus, encodes the following:
- the argB gene encoding acetylglutamate kinase translates to MRKQDMNRDWIATAQTLSQALPYLQRYADATVVIKLGGHAMGSDEAMDEFARDVALMRQVGVNPVIVHGGGPMINNMLDRLNIQSEFKNGKRVTDAPTMEVVEMVLSGLVNSRIVQAISEQGGRAVGLSGKDSGLIICEPEDPELGLVGKPVKIDPRILRDLAEKDIIPVIAPLGMGLDGETFNINGDTAAGAIAAALQADRLLLLTDVAGVKNAEGDVLTELTASQIDAMIADGSIAGGMIPKTQTALDALAGGVRAAVILDGRAPNACLLELFTEHGAGSIIRRG
- a CDS encoding amino acid ABC transporter ATP-binding protein, with protein sequence MAETAKMKVSDEVAISIQSMNKWYGSFHVLRDIDLTVYQGERIVICGPSGSGKSTLIRCINALEEHQKGSIEVDGTLLSSDLKNIDKIRSEVGMCFQHFNLFPHLTILENLTLAPIWVRKTPKKEAEEVAMHYLEKVKIPDQAGKFPGQLSGGQQQRVAIARSLCMKPRIMLFDEPTSALDPEMIKEVLDTMIELAEEGMTMLCVTHEMGFARQVANRVIFMDEGQIVEQNEPEEFFNNPQSPRTQLFLSQILGH
- a CDS encoding MOSC domain-containing protein, whose amino-acid sequence is MRVTALYRHPIKSHGREALERIRLEAGQAMPNDRRWAVAHDSAKADGTKWAPCANFSRGAKAPQLMAINAVLDDATDMVTLTHPDRDPITLHPVRNAGSLISWVMPLVPQDRALPARVVELVARGFTDTPFASVSLNNMASHHAVEALAQSALSPLRWRGNIWFDGAAAWEEFEWIDRDLRLGSAMLRVKERITRCKATTANPETGESDVDTLRALNILGHQDFGIYVEVTQSGDVALGDQLELL
- the yidC gene encoding membrane protein insertase YidC; translation: MDEQNKNLILATALSFVVILVWFVLFPPPEPDTPIDGTVQTTENAPADAAVPVATAEGTAPAAIGTGPQTRVEALQAAPRIKIETPSLIGSISLLGGRIDDLQLKGYRTSTDDDAPIVTMLSPQGSLDAYYALQGWAAGAGIDADAVPGPDTEWTLSAGEVLGVGSPVSLSWDNGAGQVFGRTISVDENFMFSMTQTVTNNGEASITLAPYGMIVQHTQPDDLENFFILHEGAVAIADGELSETDWDDIAEAEVDAKWGRQAVVQEDVTQGWIGFTDHFWQAILIPDAGQTFDQALTYDARSDIYRAVTRLPTQTLAAGASTEVTTQLFAGAKEWAILRDYEDAGVPKFIDSIDWGWFFFLTKPIFWLLHEINKLIGNMGWAIIGLTLIIKAVLFPLAYKSYVSMAKMKELQPEMEKLKEAAGDDRQKMQQGMMELYKKNKVNPAAGCLPILLQIPIFFSLYKVIFVTIELRHAPWFGVFQDLSAPDPTSIFNFYGFAPWGTPEPGSIMALIFIGILPLLLGISMWLQQKLNPAPTDPTQQMIFAWMPWVFMFMLGSFASGLVVYWIANNTITFTQQYLIMRSQGYKPDLMGNIKSSFKRKTPVAANDAKAPKGKSKK
- a CDS encoding SixA phosphatase family protein, whose translation is MKRLILMRHAKSDWSGGPSSDHDRPLNPRGRLAATALGGWLAGHALEPDEILISTSARTRETLAGLNLSPKINTQFLRTLYLAPADAILKTLRGAKGACVLMIGHNPGIGMMAEAILTDLPEHFKFMAYPTGATLVADFDITDWTDADWGKANARHFTVPRDL
- a CDS encoding amino acid ABC transporter permease; protein product: MSTTTDPQGGTFRLSMLLNDSRYRSLTLQAIAAIILALAIFQLYSNLAENLRIAGLNISYAFLGTPAGYDLNQTLIDYNSQSSNLRAAFVGILNTLLVAVLGCITATIFGVIAGVLRLSNNWLVRKLMAFYVEIFRNIPVLIWIIIIFTIMTAVMPGPKLYLGEDPERELFAGLFAFTNRGIYVPAPFFTNGFGGEDGSGLNWLLVIGVLVASFFATRFVSANANTKQAETGVRPNTTYINLAIWILPVVIVLFILGLSWDLPDPLANRFNLRGGLQIGAPLIALWFALSIYTGAFIAENVRAGIQAVSKGQTEAASALGLRPGRTMSLVVLPQALRVIIPPLISQYLNITKNSSLAIVVGYADITATLGGITLNQTGRAIECVLLLMAFYLIISLLISMGMNVYNNAMKLKER
- the yihA gene encoding ribosome biogenesis GTP-binding protein YihA/YsxC — encoded protein: MQLPFPVAEEPDPQTLEKGRLLFAGETTFVKGVVAMDGLPEPDRMEVCFAGRSNVGKSTLINALTGMKALARASNTPGRTQEINFFTAADAHYLVDLPGYGYANAPIPVVEKWQRLLKQYLSGRQTLRRAFLLIDARHGVKKVDEEIMSLLDSSALTFQVVLTKADKVKEVDREKVLNQVRGALSKHPAAFPEIVVTSSEKGWGIPTLRAIIATLE
- a CDS encoding ferredoxin, whose product is MTLAALEQAAKARHLTVLGGFHPTANDKAPKGCKTLLLLGPDEPAFWPAFTQSPEWQDRAPNPMDRWSTRVIDAWAAALDAHPLYPFGGAPFQPFYSWALRSGRIHASPVQFLVHDQAGLFVSFRGALALHDHIDLPPPPPSPCQSCAAQPCKTACLSDALTPTGYDVPKCKSFLDTPEGAANLSTGCSVRRVCPVSQKFGRLPAQSAYHMRQFKGA
- a CDS encoding amino acid ABC transporter permease; this translates as MSDTHSHSVAFVRTETIPQSAPPITAAGPLKWGRDNLFATPANGILTLVALFAIYFVLSATVPWMLNGVWDAGSLSECREILAGTKGACFAVLVDRWDQLIFGYSYPADEYWRPTLAFVLMLVAIAPVLFFDLPRKLLIVTGLFPFVAFWLIWGGTIWTPIFALVGFVVGYFVYARFVTQSFAIGFFGGIAAAMVTWWISGFIVPTLTPEEPFLSSIPSRDLGGYMLNMMLGVTCVSLSLPLGIALALGRQSSMPLIKYLCVIFIEFIRGVPLITLLFVASVMLSYFFPPERTVDLFIRVVIMITMFSSAYIAEVIRGGLAALPKGQYEAADSLGLDYAQAMRLIILPQALKISIPGIVNIAVGLFKDTTLVSVISMFDIIGMIRGPILASTDWAGLYWELFLFACAVFFVVCYGISQYSQWLERRLATDHR